The segment GGCAGGCGGAATCCATGGGGTTATTATATCGGTGCGGGAACATGAGGTTATACTCCGCATAGACGATTCTAAAGATATAAAAATCAAGGTTGACAGGACTGCAATCGCTACGGTATTGGAAGCATCTTACGATGATGCTGAAGAGCCGAAGGTGATCCTAAAGGAAAGTAAAGAGCCAAAATAGATTTATTTAATGGTTACAAGAA is part of the Candidatus Jettenia sp. AMX2 genome and harbors:
- the yajC gene encoding preprotein translocase subunit YajC translates to MFFLLEATGKQSAPGGMLSLLLPFILMFVVMYFLILRPQKKREKDRKELLSRIRKGDRVVTAGGIHGVIISVREHEVILRIDDSKDIKIKVDRTAIATVLEASYDDAEEPKVILKESKEPK